One segment of Vicia villosa cultivar HV-30 ecotype Madison, WI unplaced genomic scaffold, Vvil1.0 ctg.001450F_1_1, whole genome shotgun sequence DNA contains the following:
- the LOC131635227 gene encoding CASP-like protein 5B3 yields MKDFSGIPGTFLGLILRITQFGFAVASMASMASAKTPRFFNFTTFCSLMSSMALQSLWSFALALLDAHALVTKKILLNPVIIGFYAVGDGVISTLSLAAASASAGVTIYYFNDMGNCHFVECQKYQISVVFAILSWISASMSSLIMLWLLGAA; encoded by the exons ATGAAGGATTTCTCTGGGATACCTGGCACTTTTCTTGGCTTGATTCTTAGGATTACACAGTTCGGTTTTGCTGTTGCTTCAATGGCTTCCATGGCTAGCGCTAAAACCCCGCGTTTCTTCAATTTCACTACATTTTG TTCCTTGATGTCTTCAATGGCTTTACAAAGCCTTTGGAGTTTTGCACTTGCTTTGTTGGATGCGCATGctttggtgacaaagaagatctTGCTTAACCCTGTAATAATTGGCTTCTATGCTGTTGGAGATGGG GTAATATCAACACTATCTCTAGCTGCAGCTTCTGCCTCAGCTGGCGTTACAATTTATTACTTCAATGATATGGGAAACTGCCATTTTGTAGAGTGCCAAAAGTATCAGATTTCTGTTGTTTTTGCAATCTTGAGCTGGATATCAGCTTCAATGTCATCTCTAATTATGCTCTGGCTATTAGGTGCAGCATAG
- the LOC131635228 gene encoding 1-aminocyclopropane-1-carboxylate oxidase homolog 1-like: MADSEREKELKAFDETKLGVKGLVDAGITKVPRIFYQPPDNTKIASESEDTKNYAIPVIDLANIHQDPCARKRVVESVRDASETFGFFQIVNHGIPVSILNQMKDGVLNFFEQDNEVKKEYYTREPKSFMYYSNIKLYTTTPATWKDSFLCNMAPVPPKPEDLPIVCRDILLKYFNQVKKLGNILFELLSEALGLNPSYLRDYGCADGLYAFGHYYPACPEPELTLGAVKHADVVFMTLLLQDHVGGLQILHKDMWIDVPPVDEALIVNIGDFIQLITNDKFKSVYHRVVANLGAPRVSIASFFGTIYHESTRKFGPIKELLSEENPAKYRETSISEFVVRYTNKSADGTSPLMHYRI, encoded by the exons atGGCGGAttcagaaagagaaaaagaactaAAAGCTTTTGATGAAACAAAACTTGGTGTCAAAGGACTTGTTGATGCAGGTATCACCAAAGTCCCTCGTATCTTCTATCAACCACCCGATAACACCAAAATTGCATCAGAGTCAGAAGATACAAAAAACTATGCTATTCCAGTGATAGATCTTGCTAACATTCACCAAGATCCATGCGCACGCAAAAGAGTTGTTGAAAGTGTTAGAGATGCATCAGAGACATTTGGATTTTTTCAGATAGTAAATCATGGCATCCCTGTGAGTATTTTGAATCAAATGAAAGATGGAGTGTTAAATTTTTTTGAACAGGATAATGAAGTGAAGAAGGAGTATTATACTCGTGAACCAAAATCTTTCATGTATTATAGTAACATTAAACTATATACAACAACTCCAGCTACTTGGAAAGATTCTTTCCTTTGCAATATGGCTCCTGTCCCCCCTAAACCAGAAGATCTGCCAATTGTATGCAG GGACATATTGTTGAAATACTTTAACCAAGTGAAGAAACTGGGGAATATACTGTTTGAGTTACTATCAGAAGCTCTTGGTTTGAATCCGAGCTATTTAAGAGATTATGGTTGCGCTGACGGCTTATATGCTTTTGGCCATTATTATCCGGCTTGCCCTGAACCCGAATTAACTCTGGGAGCGGTAAAACATGCTGATGTTGTCTTCATGACCTTGCTTCTACAAGATCATGTTGGTGGCCTTCAAATTCTTCATAAGGACATGTGGATTGATGTACCTCCGGTAGACGAGGCTCTTATCGTTAACATTGGTGATTTTATACAG CTTATCACAAATGATAAATTCAAGAGTGTTTATCACAGAGTAGTGGCAAATCTTGGAGCACCAAGAGTTTCTATTGCAAGTTTTTTTGGCACAATTTATCATGAATCTACAAGAAAGTTTGGTCCCATCAAGGAACTATTATCTGAAGAGAATCCTGCAAAATATAGAGAAACTTCAATTTCTGAATTTGTAGTTCGCTACACAAACAAAAGCGCTGATGGTACTTCTCCACTGATGCATTACAGGATTTGA